In Mercenaria mercenaria strain notata chromosome 14, MADL_Memer_1, whole genome shotgun sequence, the following are encoded in one genomic region:
- the LOC123528164 gene encoding transmembrane emp24 domain-containing protein 5-like produces the protein MAKLFPIFIITTFIYTRTKCLCEKIFDRETDDFDFDGFPGASHEFKFELVAGKEECFYQNLVAGGTLHISFQVLRGGDGIIGLTLKKPEQNPLDILHSIEPSTRGYFQYGPTTEDGDYAICVDNTMSRMTSKLVYMFILTHIEEQYTWYMDLKKDNRLTEENVTTSMQNVQESLAAAFIYQAERRMHVVRDWYLVTSNNTYIQTWSMCQCCIVIVCSIVQVFFVRRLFRGYNVKPNSKP, from the exons ATGGCAAAGTTGTTTCCAATATTTATTATTACAACATTTATTTACACTCGGACAAAGTGTCTGTGTGAGAAGATATTTGATCGAGAAACAGACGACTTTGATTTTGACGGATTTCCTGGCGCGTCACACGAGTTTAAATTTGAACTTGTTGCCGGAAAGGAAGAATGCTTTTATCAAAACCTCGTTGCTGGTGGAACCCTTCATATATCCTTTCAG gTTCTGCGTGGAGGCGATGGGATTATAGGTTTAACTCTTAAAAAACCAGAACAAAACCCATTGGACATCTTGCATTCAATAGAGCCTAGCACTAGAGGATACTTTCAGTATGGCCCGACCACAGAAGACG GTGATTATGCAATATGTGTAGACAATACCATGTCTCGTATGACATCAAAGCTGGTTTATATGTTCATTCTAACCCATATAGAGGAGCAATATACCTGGTACATGGATCTAAAGAAAGATAATAGACTTACCGAAGAAAACGTTACG ACGTCAATGCAAAATGTTCAGGAATCTTTAGCTGCGGCCTTTATTTATCAGGCTGAAAGAAGAATGCACGTGGTTAGGGACTGGTACCTGGTCACTAGCAACAATACGTATATCCAGACATGGTCTATGTGCCAGTGctgtatagtaattgtttgttctATAGTTCAAGTGTTCTTCGTTCGAAGACTTTTCAGAGGTTATAATGTTAAACCGAATTCAAAACCTTGA